From a single Paenibacillus sp. FSL W8-0426 genomic region:
- the yycI gene encoding two-component system regulatory protein YycI produces MDWGRAKNVLIYAFLLLNLVLGYQIWVDARETAGANLDFTSLADNTQLAMEEKGIQVLAPIPSETPKLPKLSYEFIEEDKAGLEVNLDQPIDSKLIFAQGELENALKDEIVQIGSYRLDQLMAEDGAFVLHPLVDGKWPLFNVSLELFYSDQKITGYRQTPVRITTTEDSEQQVLPASKALGTLIENFLPNDAIVKDIQLGYYGQLFNSDMQVAMPAWRFVLESGEILYVQGISGDVFSPKTDKLEE; encoded by the coding sequence TTGGATTGGGGACGCGCGAAAAATGTGTTGATCTACGCCTTTTTGCTGCTTAACCTGGTGCTTGGTTATCAGATCTGGGTGGATGCCCGGGAGACGGCCGGAGCCAATCTGGACTTCACCTCCCTGGCGGACAATACCCAGCTGGCGATGGAGGAAAAGGGCATTCAAGTGCTTGCCCCCATCCCGAGTGAAACGCCGAAGCTGCCGAAACTGTCCTATGAGTTCATTGAAGAGGATAAGGCGGGCCTTGAAGTCAATCTCGATCAACCGATCGACAGCAAGCTGATCTTTGCACAGGGCGAGTTGGAAAATGCGCTAAAAGATGAAATTGTACAAATCGGCAGTTATCGACTTGATCAACTGATGGCCGAAGATGGGGCCTTCGTTCTTCATCCGTTGGTGGACGGGAAATGGCCGCTCTTCAACGTCAGCCTGGAGCTGTTCTACAGCGATCAGAAAATTACGGGTTACCGTCAGACGCCGGTGCGGATCACGACAACGGAGGACAGCGAGCAGCAGGTGCTCCCGGCGTCGAAGGCGCTGGGAACGCTGATCGAGAACTTTTTGCCCAATGATGCCATCGTGAAGGATATTCAATTGGGATATTATGGTCAGTTATTCAACTCGGATATGCAAGTGGCGATGCCGGCATGGCGGTTCGTGCTGGAAAGCGGCGAGATTCTGTACGTGCAGGGTATCAGCGGGGATGTATTCAGTCCCAAGACAGACAAACTAGAGGAGTAA